The proteins below come from a single Miscanthus floridulus cultivar M001 chromosome 1, ASM1932011v1, whole genome shotgun sequence genomic window:
- the LOC136544253 gene encoding protein LNK1-like isoform X2: protein MPDWRVREFEGKFTDEFAHSNSNEHEGGVESPGVTSSKKLKHAVASEKVQGPIPRTNSSDSQKCNSEDIQRENGIVSQNINSAGDCIGDCKNGSNAFTSREENTIAETRCPTDNWNSCQFALSNGSSILNNHSAPQDSLTYGDNDLNYIDWPGIDNFEDVDTLFRSSDSTYGQQQLETADGLSWIPSSDAVYSSDVAMQQGFDSSYSDYGILDDLSTFQCAEDKSLPSVDPSSALCDNQFNDTYLFSEQKNVNAYGEQIYQEDVMELLPADQICSGHENIDMVGNQYSSENAIQGIEDKKFSIASTSQLSSSQNLLNQRHHLDSSSPSNITSESYPEKFGQSSGSFAQRNSKAQKKTVNMQPRQPTNDNVMNRHPQTLTRRVAYPSENYATERRGLGKRTLGDPQVTMGTSMIVDGSFVSSVSSDNSVEESSFRQLQDAVSQLDVQTKLCIRDGLYRLARSAQHRQVFPNMMNSNGDSQDVKDLHNAETSRKFVDPRSIETQTNPIDRSIALLLFHQSSDHAVVAVDDASSLKSPVGNKQHQGPAANQGLMPASSVYSPGGQGTPKDVQSLDKY, encoded by the exons ATGCCAGATTGGAGGGTGCGTGAG TTTGAAGGTAAATTCACTGATGAGTTTGCCCACAGTAATAGCAACGAACATGAAGGTGGAGTTGAGTCTCCTGGTGTCACTAGTAGTAAGAAGTTGAAGCATGCAGTTGCCAGTGAGAAAGTCCAAGGTCCCATCCCCAGAACAAATAGCTCAGATTCACAGAAATGTAATTCAGAGGACATCCAACGTGAGAACGGGATAGTATCCCAGAATATAAACAGTGCCGGTGACTGCATAGGAGACTGCAAAAATGGTTCCAATGCCTTTACTTCAAGAGAAGAAAATACAATCGCTGAAACCAGATGTCCAACAGATAACTGGAACTCCTGTCAGTTTGCACTGAGCAATGGTTCGTCCATTCTCAATAACCACAGTGCTCCGCAGGATAGCCTCACTTATGGTGATAATGATCTAAACTACATCGATTGGCCTGGCATTGATAATTTTGAGGATGTCGACACATTATTCAG gtcgTCTGATTCCACATATGGTCAGCAGCAGCTGGAGACTGCAGATGGGTTATCTTGGATTCCTTCTTCAGATGCTGTTTACTCTTCTGATGTTGCTATGCAGCAAGGGTTTGACTCGTCTTATTCAGATTATGGTATTCTGGATGATCTCTCAACATTCCAATGTGCAGAAGATAAATCACTACCCTCAGTTGATCCTTCATCAGCTTTATGTGATAATCAATTCAATGATACCTACCTGTTCAGTGAGCAAAAGAATGTCAATGCATATGGCGAACAG ATATACCAAGAGGACGTGATGGAGTTGTTGCCCGCTGACCAGATATGCAGTGGACATGAAAACATTGATATG GTTGGAAACCAGTATTCATCTGAAAATGCAATTCAAGGTATTGAAGACAAGAAATTCTCTATAGCGTCAACTTCTCAGCTGAGCTCCTCTCAGAATTTACTGAATCAAAGGCACCACTTAGATTCCAGTTCACCAAGCAACATTACTTCTGAGTCCTATCCAGAAAAGTTCGGCCAATCTAGCGGTTCTTTTGCACAAAGGAATTCAAAAG CGCAGAAGAAAACTGTGAACATGCAACCAAGACAGCCAACAAATGATAATGTCATGAACAGACATCCTCAAACATTGACAAGAAGAGTTGCTTATCCTTCTGAGAACTATGCAACTGAAAGAAGAGGATTAGGAAAAAGAACTCTGGGGGATCCTCAAGTTACAATGGGTACTTCAATGATAGTGGACGGCTCATTTGTATCATCTGTGTCCTCTGATAACTCAGTTGAAGAAAGCAGCTTTCGACAACTGCAGGATGCTGTTAGTCAG CTGGATGTGCAAACCAAATTGTGCATTAGAGATGGCTTATACCGATTGGCACGAAGTGCGCAACATAGGCAAGTTTTTCCAAATATGATGAACAGCAATGGAGATAGCCAGGATGTAAAGGATTTGCACAATGCAGAAACTTCGCGCAA GTTCGTCGATCCTCGGAGCATCGAGACGCAGACAAACCCGATCGATCGGTCTATAGCTCTGCTACTTTTCCACCAGTCATCGGACCATGCGGTTGTAGCTGTTGACGATGCCTCATCACTAAAATCCCCTGTTGGT AACAAACAACACCAGGGCCCTGCTGCTAACCAAGGCCTGATGCCAGCTTCATCGGTGTATTCCCCAGGAGGTCAGGGGACCCCCAAGGATGTACAATCACTGGACAAGTACTGA
- the LOC136544253 gene encoding protein LNK1-like isoform X1: protein MPDWRVREFEGKFTDEFAHSNSNEHEGGVESPGVTSSKKLKHAVASEKVQGPIPRTNSSDSQKCNSEDIQRENGIVSQNINSAGDCIGDCKNGSNAFTSREENTIAETRCPTDNWNSCQFALSNGSSILNNHSAPQDSLTYGDNDLNYIDWPGIDNFEDVDTLFRSSDSTYGQQQLETADGLSWIPSSDAVYSSDVAMQQGFDSSYSDYGILDDLSTFQCAEDKSLPSVDPSSALCDNQFNDTYLFSEQKNVNAYGEQIYQEDVMELLPADQICSGHENIDMLQVGNQYSSENAIQGIEDKKFSIASTSQLSSSQNLLNQRHHLDSSSPSNITSESYPEKFGQSSGSFAQRNSKAQKKTVNMQPRQPTNDNVMNRHPQTLTRRVAYPSENYATERRGLGKRTLGDPQVTMGTSMIVDGSFVSSVSSDNSVEESSFRQLQDAVSQLDVQTKLCIRDGLYRLARSAQHRQVFPNMMNSNGDSQDVKDLHNAETSRKFVDPRSIETQTNPIDRSIALLLFHQSSDHAVVAVDDASSLKSPVGNKQHQGPAANQGLMPASSVYSPGGQGTPKDVQSLDKY, encoded by the exons ATGCCAGATTGGAGGGTGCGTGAG TTTGAAGGTAAATTCACTGATGAGTTTGCCCACAGTAATAGCAACGAACATGAAGGTGGAGTTGAGTCTCCTGGTGTCACTAGTAGTAAGAAGTTGAAGCATGCAGTTGCCAGTGAGAAAGTCCAAGGTCCCATCCCCAGAACAAATAGCTCAGATTCACAGAAATGTAATTCAGAGGACATCCAACGTGAGAACGGGATAGTATCCCAGAATATAAACAGTGCCGGTGACTGCATAGGAGACTGCAAAAATGGTTCCAATGCCTTTACTTCAAGAGAAGAAAATACAATCGCTGAAACCAGATGTCCAACAGATAACTGGAACTCCTGTCAGTTTGCACTGAGCAATGGTTCGTCCATTCTCAATAACCACAGTGCTCCGCAGGATAGCCTCACTTATGGTGATAATGATCTAAACTACATCGATTGGCCTGGCATTGATAATTTTGAGGATGTCGACACATTATTCAG gtcgTCTGATTCCACATATGGTCAGCAGCAGCTGGAGACTGCAGATGGGTTATCTTGGATTCCTTCTTCAGATGCTGTTTACTCTTCTGATGTTGCTATGCAGCAAGGGTTTGACTCGTCTTATTCAGATTATGGTATTCTGGATGATCTCTCAACATTCCAATGTGCAGAAGATAAATCACTACCCTCAGTTGATCCTTCATCAGCTTTATGTGATAATCAATTCAATGATACCTACCTGTTCAGTGAGCAAAAGAATGTCAATGCATATGGCGAACAG ATATACCAAGAGGACGTGATGGAGTTGTTGCCCGCTGACCAGATATGCAGTGGACATGAAAACATTGATATG TTGCAGGTTGGAAACCAGTATTCATCTGAAAATGCAATTCAAGGTATTGAAGACAAGAAATTCTCTATAGCGTCAACTTCTCAGCTGAGCTCCTCTCAGAATTTACTGAATCAAAGGCACCACTTAGATTCCAGTTCACCAAGCAACATTACTTCTGAGTCCTATCCAGAAAAGTTCGGCCAATCTAGCGGTTCTTTTGCACAAAGGAATTCAAAAG CGCAGAAGAAAACTGTGAACATGCAACCAAGACAGCCAACAAATGATAATGTCATGAACAGACATCCTCAAACATTGACAAGAAGAGTTGCTTATCCTTCTGAGAACTATGCAACTGAAAGAAGAGGATTAGGAAAAAGAACTCTGGGGGATCCTCAAGTTACAATGGGTACTTCAATGATAGTGGACGGCTCATTTGTATCATCTGTGTCCTCTGATAACTCAGTTGAAGAAAGCAGCTTTCGACAACTGCAGGATGCTGTTAGTCAG CTGGATGTGCAAACCAAATTGTGCATTAGAGATGGCTTATACCGATTGGCACGAAGTGCGCAACATAGGCAAGTTTTTCCAAATATGATGAACAGCAATGGAGATAGCCAGGATGTAAAGGATTTGCACAATGCAGAAACTTCGCGCAA GTTCGTCGATCCTCGGAGCATCGAGACGCAGACAAACCCGATCGATCGGTCTATAGCTCTGCTACTTTTCCACCAGTCATCGGACCATGCGGTTGTAGCTGTTGACGATGCCTCATCACTAAAATCCCCTGTTGGT AACAAACAACACCAGGGCCCTGCTGCTAACCAAGGCCTGATGCCAGCTTCATCGGTGTATTCCCCAGGAGGTCAGGGGACCCCCAAGGATGTACAATCACTGGACAAGTACTGA
- the LOC136498093 gene encoding uncharacterized protein: protein MERAAPVRSSHTSTAGLLAWPHPDGAGSLPARRPNQPTEEFRKVVFGGQVTEEADGHNSTKMRTTGSAPKSKEITGIGIFKAESAAAAVATASRDCQASQITFSQDGTIPPRKPTSVAGVARQRKLSHTVESEGGSKMKRQVSTAKSKELSGHDIFADHEDPKPNRSRRSDYGSSAALSPVKNTNVSSFSFGEADTDSTMKTAKKKGSSNKSTDLNGKAISERDSAPAEKQPLNRAKPKGMSGGSIFADGKASTTGHHAGCRTRQSPGGDSSILLG, encoded by the exons ATGGAGAGGGCGGCCCCCGTGAGGAGTTCCCACACCTCGACGGCCGGCCTGCTCGCGTGGCCTCACCCCGATGGCGCCGGGTCGCTGCCAGCACGCCGGCCTAACCAG CCGACGGAGGAATTCAGGAAGGTGGTGTTTGGGGGGCAGGTCACCGAGGAGGCCGACGGCCACAACAGTACCAAGAT GAGGACGACGGGCTCCGCGCCCAAGTCGAAGGAGATAACAGGGATCGGCATATTCAAGGCcgagagcgccgccgccgccgtcgcaacTGCCTCCCGTGATTGTCAG GCTAGCCAGATCACCTTTTCCCAGGACGGGACCATTCCTCCCAGGAAGCCAACTTCCGTTGCTGGGGTGGCGAGGCAGCGCAAGCTTAGCCATACCGTTGAGAGTGAGGGGGGCAGTAAGATGAAGCGGCAGGTGTCCACTGCGAAATCCAAGGAGCTCAGTGGTCACGACATCTTTGCTGATCATGAAGATCCCAAGCCCAACAGGTCAAGGAGATCAGACTATGGCAGCTCTGCCGCGCTGTCACCTGTGAAAAACACAAAT GTGAGCTCCTTCTCATTTGGAGAGGCCGACACGGACAGCACAATGAAGACAGCAAAGAAGAAAGGGTCCAGCAACAAGTCTACTGATCTGAATGGCAAGGCCATCTCCGAGAGGGATTCAGCGCCTGCAGAGAAACAGCCTCTGAACCGCGCGAAGCCGAAAGGAATGAGTGGTGGCAGCATTTTTGCAGACGGGAAGGCCTCAACAACCGGACATCATGCAGGCTGTCGTACCCGGCAGTCTCCTGGCGGCGACAGCAGCATCTTGCTGGGCTAG